The Lolium rigidum isolate FL_2022 chromosome 1, APGP_CSIRO_Lrig_0.1, whole genome shotgun sequence region tgtttctttgtatgtttttaaaatttgtttaatttttttgtaTATACATTTTAGAAATGTACGATTTTACAAttgttcaaaattcgaaaatagttaaaaattcaaaatttgtttaaaattcgaaaatcgttcaaaatCTTTTCGAGATTTTGGAAatcgttcaaatttcaaaatttgtttaaattttaaaaaaaatcattcaAAACTCAAAATTGGTTCAAGTTCTGTAATtattcaaatttcgaaattcattcatatttcaaatatgaacattttttcaatTAAAACCTTTTTCAaacttgaatatttttcaaattcgaaaaaataaAAGGTTATTTTTAAACAAAAAATATAACGAGAAAATAGGAAAAAGAAACACGGAAAAAATCAAAAATGGAAAAAGGAAACGGAAAACGTaaaggaaaaagagaaagaaCATGAAAAAAATGCCTAACCGGGCGCCCACACCACACACGGAGGTGTGCGGCACGGTGCAGGTGCCAACCTGGTCGGCATGTAGGGATGGCGGTGTATTGCACCTCCCCCTTCATCCCTGTAGGTATAGAATCCGGTCGGCGAGAGAAAGCGGAAGGCGTCGAAGCCAGTAGGCGCACAACGCTTGGTCGGCCCAAGGTCCATATGCTACGTTTTTAAACTTAGGAACGCAGATGGACTAGTTTTCAGGCCCAACAAAGCCGAGTTCATTCTCTTCTGCAGCAAACAACACGACACgtgtaaaaaaaaaagagcatgCACATCCTGGATTAGAAAATTTTGCACATCCCTTCAACTTTTGCTTCCAGCAGGGCCGGTCCATACTTTTTTTGGGCCCTGATGCAAAATGATACTAGAAAGGGGCCTttattcacacacacacacacacacactgtaAAAACAGTATATTTCAAGTCAGAACTCAAATTTACCAGGTGCATCAAATATAAAGTTTTCGTGTCACTCTTTAACTTGGCATTATCACAAATTTTACCTACCTCGGACAAAGCAACCCTTAGTTCGGGAGCTTAAAATCTAATAGCTTTAACACTTTTTATTGGAGTCTCCCATCGAGTATTTGATAAACCCATCACGATTAACTTGGAATATGGTCAAGCAATACTTTCCATCTTTTAGTAGAAGTGGAGAATAACACATCTAACCGCTGCACAATCCCGAAAAAAAATGGCTCTACGACATGAACTTGCCATATCAGATAAAGTAATGGGCGATCGTGAGGATACAagcagagaagccgagaagagaaGACGAGCAGCAGAATCGATCGATTCGTGATTGTGTTCTGGTACGTGTTGATCTGGGTGGGAAATTGTGGGCTGCAGATGGGCCTTTAACCTTATTTTGAGGACTAAAAGCATGAAATTTCAACTACTAATGGAACTACTAACTGGGCCGTGGGCCCTGGCTCGCTGGGGCCCAGTTCGGGCGCACTGTTTGCCCGGCCTCTGGGCCGGTCCTGGCTTCCAGACAAATAGGATCTCCGTTTATAGGTATCTTTATATGCATACTTATTTTCTGACAAGAAATAGATGCATATATGTACTGCGACTTGAAATATTTTCCTTTCTAGCTATATAGGATCCACGTATATGGAATCTGTCACCCTTTTGAGCGCTTGTGGGGCAGTGTACGCGTCGTGATCCTTGTACAGAAAGTCCAGCATGCGAGTCGCATCCACCACCGCCTCCAGGAGCGGCGCCGCCGGTTGCCAGGCCGGCGGCCTCAGGCGCTCCTCGGTGATGTCCATCCACGACTCCTCTATGAGCTCCCAGAGCTTGTGGTACGCGTCTTCCTTGGAGGTGTAGTTGTTCTCCTTCATGCATGCTTCCACCGTCGACATGCCTTGCTGCTGCCCGGAGTACTGCTCCCGCTCTCGCTGATTCCATAGAGACGAAAACGGCCCACAGTTAACAAAGGGACTAACTAAGCATGCCATTGTACTACGCACTATTCATTCAGCTTCAAACTAGGAAGAAACATGACATCATATATGTTCAGATGTGAGATGTAATTAAGTATGTAAAACCTCGTGTGAAGCTACGTCGTTGATGACGCGGCCCACGATGCAGGAAGCTCGTATGATTTTCGGATAGGTCATGGCCCAGTCCATGGCGTCGCTGGTGGCGCCTATGGCGACGAAGGCAAGACCCGGTACGTGCATGCAGCAGCTACTAGGCATAGAGAACTGTAGGTGCTCCTCAACGGTAGCAGGCGCGTCGCCTTCCTCGCGCCATTTTGCCTCGTTGTAGTAGCAAATCGTAGCATCGATTAGCTGCAAACATGCAATGAAATTAGCTCGACATACACACATATTGTGTGATCATACGAGAGTATGCAcagattttcttttcttttctccagTTAAGCATATATGTTCAGGAGACATCAACTTACTAGCTTTTTTACATAGTCAGAATGCTTATGTCCTTCACGTTTCAAGTCTTCTTCGATGACCTTTACGGTCGCAAGTACTTTGTGGTAAAAGAACTTCATGTACCCTGGGAGTTGTTCAGCGGCTTCCTCATCCCACCTATATATGGTTTCattaagaaaataaaaatgttttgATTCTAAAACAGGTATATCCAGCAATACGCTGGTTGTTAAATCTAGCTAGCTTAGCACACATACGTACATACAGACCTTTCCATTGCTATGGTGAGGAGCTTGCTTTCTTCTAAGGTGCTGTAGCTGTCGTAAATGTCATCGAATATCGACACAAATGTAAAGAGCTTTGTGAGCATGATTCGTCCGTATGAATGTTGTGGCTCAAATAAAACACCTAGCATCCAAAAGTGCATCTCCACCATCCTGTCCCTTGCGAAGCTCAAACACTCTTGGAGTTGGAGTTCTTTCCACCACCTGCAATCAAACCCAAAAGttattaaaattcaaaaaaaaaaccaaaaagttATTACCACGTACGCACACCCACGCCTCACACCATGCATGTATTATTGCAATGGGTTAAGGATTATGAAGATGTTTTCTGCTCTTAAGAGTGTTGCAACAAATCTGAATTGTGCAGATAATTCGAGAGTTGGAACTATGAAATATGGTTTTATACGGATATAGTACTATCGTGATCCCCTTGAAGGAAAGTCACTTACAGTGTAAGATCCCTCAGCTCCTCACAATACAGACTTTGCAGAATACTGAAATCGAGCTTCGCTAGCTCCAAGATGGCCTCGTTCCTTGTACTCGTTCTCTCATAAACCGAGATGTAGTGCCTCGCTTCAACTCTTCTAGGCCGCCTGAAAAGAGGCGTTTCTAGCGCGTGGCGCACCTCATCGAGCAACACTGATGGTGACAGCGATTGCTCCAGGAAACGCTGGAGATGATATTTGGTGTAAACAATCGCGCGGTCGAGTGTTTCTTCTCCGTGGGTTCGAACATGGCCAGCGTTGAACATGTCCAATAGGCTTCTTGTGTCATTGCAAGTAATGTTTCCTCCGGCATCTATGAACTTTAGGAATACATCTGCAACGGCAGTACGGCACCATATTATTATTGTACATACGAACAAAATCTCACATACAGGCTACACACATACACCTTCCAATTGTAAATAAGTTTGTTAATTACCTGGTGAAACATTGCATCCCTGCTTTCTTAGCAAATAAAACCGAAGAGCCGTCGTGTGAAGATCGTTGGCTTCATCACCGGCCTCATGAATCCCACACAGAAAATCAtcaatctccttcttgtagtGATAGTCCAAACCAAGCCGCTGCAGCGTATCCACAAGCTCAAGCTTCAGAGACAGATCAGCAGAACCTGAATCTAGTATCGTCGTCCTTAGCTCTTCTTTCATTACTTGAGCCTTGTTCTTCATGGACTGGCACTGCCAGAGCATGTACAGATTAGTATTACTATTCACTTAATTATAATTTCGCAAACTCTCAAAGTCGCAATACATGTTGGTATAAACACATTTACACTTGCACGTTTTTTTCCTTTCAGATTACGCTTTGACAATCCATTTTGTATGAAAATATAAATAGTAGGGACTAGCGGTCATCTGATCTAGAATTACCTTAACTGTTGGTCGGTTCCAAAACTGCTTGAAAAAAACTCATGCAAAATTATTTCATACCACGTGATTATTTTTGCTCAGTTGAATTGTACCCCAGATGCAACTGGCAAAAATCTCGGTTACAACGCGTATGCAACTCCAAGCTAGAACGTCACGTGTTAGAACTAATCTTGTTAATTACCTATTTCATCATGTTTAAGTTTAGTCCATGCATGTAGGCTGCAGCAAGTACACACGAATAAAAGTGGTCATGTGTGTGCCTGATGATTAGTTGTTTAGCAATTAGTGCATGCAGATTAGAGGAGATATATGTGTGCATGTCAGGTTAGTCGTGCCAAGGTGTGGGTGTCGCATGACAGCAT contains the following coding sequences:
- the LOC124690096 gene encoding (E)-beta-caryophyllene synthase-like, whose amino-acid sequence is MAASTETCRRPHPPVTDNNLRSHRLHQPTAWGAFFLGFRPCTPTQCQSMKNKAQVMKEELRTTILDSGSADLSLKLELVDTLQRLGLDYHYKKEIDDFLCGIHEAGDEANDLHTTALRFYLLRKQGCNVSPDVFLKFIDAGGNITCNDTRSLLDMFNAGHVRTHGEETLDRAIVYTKYHLQRFLEQSLSPSVLLDEVRHALETPLFRRPRRVEARHYISVYERTSTRNEAILELAKLDFSILQSLYCEELRDLTLWWKELQLQECLSFARDRMVEMHFWMLGVLFEPQHSYGRIMLTKLFTFVSIFDDIYDSYSTLEESKLLTIAMERWDEEAAEQLPGYMKFFYHKVLATVKVIEEDLKREGHKHSDYVKKLLIDATICYYNEAKWREEGDAPATVEEHLQFSMPSSCCMHVPGLAFVAIGATSDAMDWAMTYPKIIRASCIVGRVINDVASHEREREQYSGQQQGMSTVEACMKENNYTSKEDAYHKLWELIEESWMDITEERLRPPAWQPAAPLLEAVVDATRMLDFLYKDHDAYTAPQALKRVTDSIYVDPI